One genomic segment of Peribacillus sp. FSL H8-0477 includes these proteins:
- the sigW gene encoding RNA polymerase sigma factor SigW, with translation MEVIIKQRINQVLKGDQNAFGEIVELYKDKVFQLCFRMLGNRHEAEDMAQEAFVRAFVNIHRFNIQMKFSTWLYRIATNLCIDRIRKKKPDYFLDAEVAGTDGLNMYSIIADDSALPEDEVESLELQETIQDEILKLPEKYRSVIVLKYIEELSLKEISDILDLPIGTVKTRIHRGREALRKQLSNF, from the coding sequence ATGGAAGTCATCATTAAACAGAGGATTAATCAGGTCTTAAAGGGAGACCAAAATGCGTTTGGGGAAATTGTTGAATTGTATAAGGATAAGGTTTTTCAATTGTGCTTTAGAATGCTTGGAAACCGTCATGAGGCCGAGGATATGGCACAAGAGGCATTCGTTCGTGCATTTGTTAATATTCACCGATTTAATATTCAAATGAAGTTTTCAACATGGTTATACCGAATTGCAACAAATTTATGTATTGACAGAATCCGTAAAAAGAAACCAGATTACTTCTTGGATGCTGAAGTAGCTGGGACAGATGGGTTAAATATGTATTCAATAATTGCTGATGATAGTGCTTTACCTGAAGATGAGGTAGAGTCATTAGAGCTGCAGGAGACCATACAAGACGAGATTCTAAAGCTTCCAGAGAAGTATCGATCGGTGATTGTCTTGAAGTACATTGAGGAATTATCCCTAAAAGAAATAAGCGATATTTTGGATCTGCCAATTGGAACGGTCAAAACGAGAATTCACCGAGGCCGTGAAGCATTGAGAAAACAATTGAGTAACTTTTAA
- a CDS encoding anti-sigma factor family protein, with translation MSCHEDIVDYMHDYLDEAITEENKEHLREHLQSCADCRSYFHDMKKAIALVQSTARIKAPDDFTARVMASIPKEKKNIGMKRYLRNHPLLTAASLFIVLMGGSVFSTWGEEQNFAVSKQENIVVENEMVIIPAGKVVKGDVVVKNGDIRIEGEVKGDVTIINGEQYLASAGKVTGQIVVIDEMFEWLWFKVKSTGKALFKGDENE, from the coding sequence ATGAGTTGCCACGAGGATATCGTTGACTATATGCATGATTATTTAGACGAAGCGATAACAGAAGAAAACAAAGAACATTTACGAGAACATTTGCAAAGTTGTGCTGATTGTCGTTCCTATTTTCATGATATGAAAAAGGCGATAGCTCTAGTTCAGAGTACGGCTAGGATTAAAGCGCCCGATGATTTTACAGCACGAGTAATGGCAAGTATTCCGAAGGAAAAGAAAAACATAGGGATGAAACGCTATTTGAGAAATCACCCTCTATTAACAGCGGCTTCATTGTTTATTGTCCTAATGGGCGGGTCGGTTTTCTCAACTTGGGGTGAGGAACAAAACTTTGCCGTGTCTAAGCAAGAAAACATTGTAGTTGAAAATGAAATGGTCATTATACCAGCCGGAAAAGTAGTTAAGGGCGACGTAGTAGTTAAGAATGGCGATATACGTATTGAAGGTGAAGTAAAGGGCGATGTAACGATTATTAATGGGGAGCAGTACTTGGCTTCTGCTGGTAAGGTAACGGGACAAATTGTTGTGATTGATGAGATGTTTGAATGGCTCTGGTTTAAAGTGAAAAGTACAGGAAAAGCTTTATTTAAGGGAGACGAGAACGAATAA
- a CDS encoding aspartyl-phosphate phosphatase Spo0E family protein codes for MIAEQLLTRIEEYRERMIHLAGYSSIRDNRVVEVSAELDTLIIQYIHLTKKQ; via the coding sequence ATGATAGCAGAACAGCTGTTAACCAGAATAGAAGAATATAGAGAAAGAATGATTCATTTGGCAGGATATTCCTCAATAAGAGATAATCGAGTAGTAGAGGTCAGCGCAGAACTGGATACTTTAATCATTCAATATATTCATCTAACCAAAAAACAGTAA